The Blastopirellula marina DNA window TACGCCATGGACCGCGGCTACGCCAAGTTCAAACTGCTCAATGCGATCGATCAGCGCGGCAGCAGTTATCTCTGTCGCCTGCGCGATAACGCGAAGTACGACGTGCTGGAAGAACGCCCGCTGACCGACGGCGATCGCGCCGCTGGCGTGCTGAGCGATCAAACGGTTCTGCTCGGCACGTCGAGCAAGTTGGAGAATCGCCCCGATCATCTGGTTCGACTTGTCTGCGTGAAGTGTACGCCGCACAAGAATCGAACTGGCGGCAAGGTGAAAGGCTCGAAGGCGCCCAGCAGCGACGGCGTGCTGCGAATCGCCACGAACATGCCGTTCGCTCCGGCCGAAAT harbors:
- a CDS encoding IS4 family transposase — protein: YAMDRGYAKFKLLNAIDQRGSSYLCRLRDNAKYDVLEERPLTDGDRAAGVLSDQTVLLGTSSKLENRPDHLVRLVCVKCTPHKNRTGGKVKGSKAPSSDGVLRIATNMPFAPAEIISILYSYRWTVEIFFRFYKQLMGGAHLLSHSKNGIEIQVYCAMIACLLIHLWIGGKPSKRTFEMIGYYFTGWASEEEMLAHIAKIRKQAAASADEKS